In Pseudomonas sp. Q1-7, the genomic window GCCGGCAAGACCAGCCTGGTCAAGGCGTTGATCGACGCCGAGCCGAACATCCGCGTCTCGGTGTCCCATACCACCCGCGGCATGCGCCCGGGCGAAGTGGACAGCGTGAACTACCACTTCGTCAGCCGTGAAAAGTTCGTGCAGATGCTCGAACACGGCGACTTCCTCGAACACGCCGAGGTCTTCGGCAACCTCTACGGCACCTCCCAGAGCCGCGTGCTGCAAACCCTGGCCGAAGGCCATGACCTGATCCTCGAGATCGACTGGCAGGGCGCCCAGCAGGTCCGCCACCTGATGCCCCAGGCCAAGTCCATCTTCATCCTGCCGCCGAGCCAGGAAGCCCTGCGTCAGCGCCTGGACAACCGTGGCCAGGACAGCGACGAAATCATCGAGCGCCGCATGCGCGAAGCGGTCAGCGAGATGAGCCACTATGTCGAATACGACTACCTGGTGATCAACGACGACTTCGCCACTGCCCTGGACGATCTCAAGGCGATCTTCCGCGCCAACCAATTGCGCCACGGCCCGCAACAGGTCCGCCATGGCGCCTTGCTGGCACAGCTGCTCGCCTGAGCCAGAGCCGCTCTATCGCCCCGATAGCTGGCCTTCGGACCCGCCATGGACCACACTCCGGGCAGGGAAGCGCCGAAAATCGGCGCTTCCCTATTTGGTGGCGATTTTTTAGACTATTCAGTCCGCTCGCCCATTCGGGCAAAGCATCAGCCATTCATTTCGTGCTACGAGGAACACCATGGCCCGCGTTACCGTTGAAGATTGCCTGGACAACGTCGACAACCGCTTCGAGCTGGTCATGCTCGCTACCAAGCGTTCCCGTCAGCTGGCCACCGGCGGCAAGGAGCCGAAGGTAGCCTGGGAGAACGACAAGCCGACCGTAGTCGCCCTGCGCGAAATCGCTGCCGGCCTGGTCGACCATGAAGTCGTCGCCCAGGAAGACATCGTCGAGGAAGAGCCGCTGTTCGCCGTATTCGAGGACGAGGCCAACGAGGCCCTCTGAATCCATGCCTGGTCGACGTCGCACGGCGCAGGGTAACCAAGGCCGGCAAGGAGACAGATCTTGCCGAGCATAGACGTCCTCGCCGAACGACTTTCGACCTACCTCGGCGCCGACCAGGTCAACCTGGTGCGCCGAGCCTACTTCTACGCCGAGCAGGCCCACGACGGACAGCGCCGCCGCAGCGGTGAGGCCTACGTCACCCACCCGCTCGCCGTCGC contains:
- the gmk gene encoding guanylate kinase, which translates into the protein MTATPGTLYIVSAPSGAGKTSLVKALIDAEPNIRVSVSHTTRGMRPGEVDSVNYHFVSREKFVQMLEHGDFLEHAEVFGNLYGTSQSRVLQTLAEGHDLILEIDWQGAQQVRHLMPQAKSIFILPPSQEALRQRLDNRGQDSDEIIERRMREAVSEMSHYVEYDYLVINDDFATALDDLKAIFRANQLRHGPQQVRHGALLAQLLA
- the rpoZ gene encoding DNA-directed RNA polymerase subunit omega: MARVTVEDCLDNVDNRFELVMLATKRSRQLATGGKEPKVAWENDKPTVVALREIAAGLVDHEVVAQEDIVEEEPLFAVFEDEANEAL